The DNA window GGGGCACCATCCGCCGCTCAATCCTGAGTTGCATGCGTGTCCTCTGACTCCTCGTCGCCCGGCAACAGCACCTTGGGGGGACGCACGCCGCGCGTCAGGGCCGTCTCGTCGGGCGACGGAGCGCGCGTGAGCGTGGGGGTATAGGGCTGGTTGGGCCGGGGCGGTGGAGCGGTGGCGTCCAGCTTCTTCAGGTCCATGTACTTCTGGATGACGGCCATCGCCGTGGGCGCCGCGTCCGCGCCACCGTGGCCTCCGTGCTCGTTGAGCACCACCACGGCGAGCTCCGGCTTGTCCGCCGGAGCGAAGCCCGCGAACCACGCATGGTCGCGCTCGAAGAAGCTCATCTGGTAGGTCTTCAGGCGGACGGCGCCCAGCCGCGCGACCTGGGCCGTGCCTGTCTTCGCCGCGACCTTGATGTCCAGGTCCCGCATCACCTTGAGACGGGAGCGATAGGCCGTGCCGCCCGGCTCGTGGGCCACCTTCACCAGGCCCTCGATGACCGCCTTCAGGTGCGCGGGAGGCAGGTCCACCTTGCGCACCACCTCCGGCTGGAACTCCTCGACGACCTGGCCGTCCAGATTCTCCAGTCGCTGCACCAGCTGCGGCTTGTAGAGCGTGCCGCCGTTGGCGATGGCCGCATAGACGAGCGCGAGCTGCAGCGGCGTGACGTTGTTGTCGCCCTGGCCGATGGAGCTGTTGAGCGCCATGCCCTTGGTGTAGCCGCCCGGGGAGGCTTTGTCGTGGTACGCGGTGGTGGGCATGATGCCGGGCACCTCGGCCACCACGTTGATGCCGGTGGGACTGCCCAGGCCCAGCGACTTGCCCATCTCGCCAATGGGGTCCAGGCCGATGGTGTCCGCGACCTTGTAGAACCACGTGTCGCACGAGCTCTTCATCGCCACCAGACCGTCGACCAGGCCATGGCCCCGGTCCAGGTGGCAGCGCCACGTGCGTGCGCCCAGGCGGTAGCCACCGGGGCAGTTCACCATCGTCTCCGGACGGAAGGCGCCGGACTTGAAGGCCGCCAGCGCGGTGACGACCTTGAACGTGGACCCCGGGCTGTAGTGCTCCGCGGCCACGCGGTTGATCATCGGCTCCAGCGGATCTCTCGACAGCTGCGCCATCTGCGTGGGCGTCACGCGTCCCGTCAGGAGGTTGGGGTCGAAGCCCGGCCGCGACACCAGCGCGCGGATGAAGCCCGTGTTGACGTCGATGGCCACCACCGCGCCCGTGACACCAGGGAACGCGCGCTCCGCCTCTTCCTGCAGGCGCATGTCGATGGACAGCACCAGGTTGCTGCCCGCCTTGGGCTGCACCACGGCGTTGTCGCCCAGCTTGACGTTGAGCTCTTCAATCTTCTGGCCGCGGGCGTTGACCACTTCCTTGCGCACGCCGTCCGCGCCACGCAGGCGCTGCTCGAAGTAGCGCTCCAGGCCCCGGCGGCCGATGTAGTCCCCCAACGCGTAGCGAGAGCCGTCCGCGTTGAGCCGGTCCAGCTCCTCCTGGGTGATTTCGTTCATGTAGCCCAGCACGTGCGACAGCACCGTGTTGGTCCGGTAGTAGCGATGCGGGACGGGCGCCACCTCCACGCCATCCAGGATGTCCCGGCGCGC is part of the Myxococcus landrumus genome and encodes:
- the mrdA gene encoding penicillin-binding protein 2, which translates into the protein MTPPTLGNTTPGRELRRRFLWLGLAMTAGLALLSIQLYRLQITRGEEYSAKSVANFVKEVRLRADRGVIKDARGTILVDSRPSFDAVVTPAFCTECAEQVIPRLAELLRWDADQAKKVEDLVRQGRRNAPFQPVPVRVDLTRDEYDRLAARRDILDGVEVAPVPHRYYRTNTVLSHVLGYMNEITQEELDRLNADGSRYALGDYIGRRGLERYFEQRLRGADGVRKEVVNARGQKIEELNVKLGDNAVVQPKAGSNLVLSIDMRLQEEAERAFPGVTGAVVAIDVNTGFIRALVSRPGFDPNLLTGRVTPTQMAQLSRDPLEPMINRVAAEHYSPGSTFKVVTALAAFKSGAFRPETMVNCPGGYRLGARTWRCHLDRGHGLVDGLVAMKSSCDTWFYKVADTIGLDPIGEMGKSLGLGSPTGINVVAEVPGIMPTTAYHDKASPGGYTKGMALNSSIGQGDNNVTPLQLALVYAAIANGGTLYKPQLVQRLENLDGQVVEEFQPEVVRKVDLPPAHLKAVIEGLVKVAHEPGGTAYRSRLKVMRDLDIKVAAKTGTAQVARLGAVRLKTYQMSFFERDHAWFAGFAPADKPELAVVVLNEHGGHGGADAAPTAMAVIQKYMDLKKLDATAPPPRPNQPYTPTLTRAPSPDETALTRGVRPPKVLLPGDEESEDTHATQD